Proteins encoded together in one Halogranum gelatinilyticum window:
- a CDS encoding Rieske (2Fe-2S) protein, with translation MQNATKLTTVATLAEGESFLFTVRERDGSEEEALVVHTADCVAAWLNFCQHETDQRLDRGTGAAIRDGEIICPKHGSMFDGCSGYCDNGKAADSTLVEVDVAVDDGTVYLTDDDYTFLHEGGIDDDDDMPSSSSHLSF, from the coding sequence ATGCAAAACGCGACGAAACTCACGACGGTGGCGACGCTCGCCGAAGGCGAGTCGTTTCTCTTCACCGTCCGCGAACGCGACGGCTCCGAGGAGGAGGCGCTCGTCGTCCACACGGCCGACTGTGTCGCCGCGTGGCTCAACTTCTGCCAACACGAAACCGACCAACGACTCGACCGCGGGACCGGCGCGGCGATTCGCGACGGCGAGATCATCTGCCCGAAACACGGCTCGATGTTCGACGGCTGCTCGGGCTACTGTGACAACGGCAAAGCCGCGGACTCGACACTCGTCGAAGTGGACGTCGCCGTCGACGACGGAACGGTCTATCTCACCGACGACGACTACACCTTCCTCCACGAGGGCGGCATCGACGACGATGACGATATGCCGAGCTCGTCGTCTCACCTCTCGTTCTGA
- a CDS encoding ParA family protein encodes MGRAVSVSLQKGGVGKTTVAINLADALAARDHDVLLVDLDQQGNATEGVGLKEHYKSDSPHVGDLLTDSDPVDAETVIHEREAFDVLPAHVNLDEVEDKIRNSTFGMLWVRRRIVEPLLDEVYDYIVIDSPPSLGPLSDASLIGARHVIVPLLMSEPSVSGFERMWEQQIRPIREEVGIDLLAIVPNDLSGNNEEKRIIADLEDSPFAEFLPAFARSAEFESSPGPGIRHRIAFSRAWREGQTLREYDPDNDMLARFDALARVVEEGGVADA; translated from the coding sequence ATGGGTCGGGCGGTAAGCGTCTCGCTCCAGAAGGGTGGCGTCGGCAAGACGACGGTGGCCATCAACCTCGCGGACGCGTTGGCCGCGCGGGACCACGACGTGCTCCTCGTCGACCTCGACCAACAGGGGAACGCGACCGAGGGTGTTGGTCTCAAGGAGCACTACAAGTCGGACTCGCCACACGTCGGCGACCTCCTGACCGACAGCGACCCGGTGGACGCCGAGACAGTCATCCACGAGCGTGAGGCCTTCGACGTCCTCCCCGCACACGTCAACCTCGACGAGGTGGAGGACAAGATCCGCAACTCAACGTTCGGGATGTTGTGGGTGCGTCGCCGAATCGTCGAGCCGTTGCTCGACGAGGTGTACGACTACATCGTCATCGACTCGCCGCCGAGTCTGGGACCGCTCTCGGACGCCTCGCTCATCGGTGCGCGGCACGTCATCGTCCCGCTCCTGATGAGCGAGCCGAGCGTGAGCGGCTTCGAGCGGATGTGGGAACAGCAGATTCGGCCCATCCGCGAGGAGGTGGGCATCGACCTGCTGGCCATCGTCCCCAACGACCTCAGCGGCAACAACGAGGAGAAGCGCATCATCGCCGACCTCGAGGACTCGCCGTTCGCCGAGTTCCTCCCGGCGTTCGCCCGGAGCGCGGAGTTCGAGAGCTCGCCCGGTCCCGGTATCCGTCACCGCATCGCCTTCAGCCGTGCGTGGCGTGAGGGGCAGACGTTGCGGGAGTACGACCCGGACAACGATATGCTCGCGCGGTTCGACGCCCTCGCCCGTGTCGTCGAGGAGGGAGGTGTCGCCGATGCCTGA
- the rdfA gene encoding rod-determining factor RdfA has product MNSKVSRVIDSYDLDGLGDELVVRWVDEGESLRALADEFNRRVLMGAMRDAGENPIEGEVENTYRLLTGDDISSGVRTEARRSLERNGVDVEQLERDFVSHQAIHTYLTKHRGVSKETEPEDSTETLEKNQRTIQQLKGRTRAVTTNIIENLRDTGRLDVDDFDVIVDVRVIETETGETYDVADLFEERAEVDAAAE; this is encoded by the coding sequence ATGAACAGTAAGGTCAGCCGCGTCATCGACAGCTACGACCTGGACGGTCTCGGTGACGAGCTGGTCGTCCGCTGGGTCGACGAGGGTGAGAGTCTCCGGGCGTTGGCCGACGAGTTCAACCGGCGCGTCCTCATGGGAGCGATGCGGGACGCGGGGGAGAACCCCATCGAGGGCGAGGTCGAGAACACCTACCGGCTCCTGACGGGCGACGACATCTCCAGCGGTGTCCGCACGGAGGCGCGGCGGTCACTCGAACGCAACGGGGTCGACGTCGAGCAGCTCGAACGGGACTTCGTCTCCCACCAGGCGATCCACACGTATCTGACGAAGCACCGCGGCGTCTCGAAGGAGACCGAACCGGAAGACAGCACCGAGACGTTGGAGAAGAACCAGCGGACAATCCAGCAGCTGAAGGGCCGGACGCGGGCGGTGACGACGAACATTATCGAGAATCTGCGGGACACCGGTCGCCTCGACGTCGACGACTTCGACGTCATCGTCGACGTGCGGGTCATCGAGACGGAAACCGGCGAGACGTACGACGTCGCCGACCTCTTCGAGGAGCGTGCCGAGGTCGACGCGGCGGCGGAGTGA
- a CDS encoding archaea-specific SMC-related protein, with translation MNSQQAPATRADVYVRNVGGIDETTVSLDQGVTVLTGRNATNRTSFLQAVMAGLGSDNVSIKRDADEAEVTLTLGDETYTRTLSRRNGTIVSDGEPFLDDPELGDLFAFLLEMNEARQAVARGDDLHELIMRPVDTDAIQAEISELQSERRDVDAELEELDKLKRKLPSLEERKTKLQSQIDEQSDELAEKRAELEELDADVETSREEQSELDEKLAELRETESDLEDVRFDIETERDSLDALRSDKEELETERRELPTAPDDELAELDKRIQRLRGRAETIDSVVSELQSVVQFNEEMLEEGESEFAEALQPDSNGSVTDQLVGDETTTCWTCGTEVETDQIEETLDQLRQLRSSKLSTRTELTSEVDELQAEKRSIEQTQQKKERLDRRLDDVEAEIRRREENVEDLEAREEELVDELGELEDEVDDLESEEYSEVLDRHKEANQLEFEVQRLKKERRSVEDEIRSVEDKLSRREELEARREEISEELESLRTRIDRIEQQTVDEFNEHMDAVLAELSYENIDRIWIERTQKQVREGRRKVTKSHFDLHIIRSTDEGTTYEDTVDHLSESEREVTGLVFALAGYLAHDVYEVLPFILLDSLEAIDSERIAALVEYLDDYADYLVVALLPEDAAAVDERHARVTSI, from the coding sequence ATGAACTCCCAGCAGGCACCAGCGACCCGTGCCGACGTGTACGTCAGAAACGTCGGCGGCATCGACGAAACGACCGTCAGTCTCGACCAGGGCGTCACCGTCCTGACCGGCCGGAACGCCACCAACCGAACCTCGTTCCTGCAGGCGGTTATGGCCGGACTCGGTAGCGACAACGTCTCGATCAAACGCGACGCCGACGAGGCAGAGGTCACGCTCACGCTCGGCGACGAGACGTACACGCGGACGCTCAGCCGACGCAACGGCACCATCGTCTCGGACGGCGAGCCGTTCCTCGACGACCCCGAACTGGGCGATCTCTTCGCGTTCCTCTTGGAGATGAACGAGGCGCGGCAGGCCGTCGCCCGTGGCGACGACCTCCACGAGCTCATCATGCGGCCGGTCGACACCGACGCCATCCAGGCGGAGATCAGCGAACTCCAGTCCGAGCGGCGTGACGTCGACGCCGAACTGGAAGAACTCGACAAGCTGAAGCGGAAACTCCCGAGTCTCGAAGAGCGGAAGACGAAGCTCCAGTCGCAGATCGACGAGCAGTCCGACGAGTTGGCCGAGAAGCGCGCCGAGTTGGAGGAACTCGACGCCGACGTCGAGACCTCCCGCGAGGAGCAATCGGAGTTAGACGAGAAGCTGGCCGAACTCCGCGAGACGGAGTCGGACCTCGAAGACGTGCGCTTCGACATCGAGACCGAGCGTGACAGCCTCGACGCACTCCGGTCGGACAAAGAGGAACTCGAGACGGAGCGTCGGGAGCTTCCGACCGCGCCCGACGACGAGCTTGCGGAACTCGACAAGCGGATCCAGCGGCTGCGTGGCCGTGCGGAGACCATCGACTCGGTCGTCAGCGAACTGCAGTCGGTCGTCCAGTTCAACGAGGAGATGTTGGAGGAGGGCGAAAGCGAGTTCGCCGAGGCACTCCAGCCCGACTCGAACGGCTCCGTCACCGACCAGCTCGTCGGCGACGAGACGACGACCTGTTGGACCTGTGGGACCGAGGTCGAGACCGACCAGATCGAGGAGACGCTCGACCAGCTCCGTCAGCTGCGCTCCTCGAAGCTCTCGACGCGCACCGAACTGACGAGCGAGGTCGACGAGCTGCAAGCCGAGAAGCGGTCCATCGAGCAGACCCAACAGAAGAAAGAGCGGCTCGACCGTCGGCTCGACGACGTGGAGGCGGAGATCCGTCGGCGCGAGGAGAACGTCGAGGACCTCGAAGCCCGCGAGGAGGAACTCGTCGACGAACTCGGTGAGCTGGAGGACGAGGTCGACGACCTCGAATCCGAGGAGTACAGCGAGGTGCTCGACCGGCACAAGGAGGCCAACCAGCTGGAGTTCGAGGTCCAGCGGTTGAAGAAGGAGCGTCGGAGCGTCGAGGACGAGATCCGCTCCGTCGAGGACAAGCTCTCGCGTCGCGAGGAACTCGAAGCCCGCCGCGAGGAGATCAGCGAGGAACTCGAATCGCTGCGCACGCGCATCGACCGCATCGAACAGCAGACGGTCGACGAGTTCAACGAGCACATGGACGCCGTGCTCGCGGAGCTCTCCTACGAGAACATCGACCGCATCTGGATCGAGCGCACGCAGAAACAGGTCCGTGAGGGTCGCCGGAAGGTCACGAAGAGCCACTTCGACCTGCACATCATCCGCAGTACCGACGAGGGAACGACGTACGAGGACACCGTCGACCATCTCTCGGAGAGCGAACGGGAAGTGACCGGCCTCGTCTTCGCGCTCGCGGGCTATCTCGCCCACGACGTCTACGAGGTGTTGCCGTTCATCCTGCTCGACTCCCTGGAGGCTATCGACTCCGAGCGCATCGCCGCGCTCGTCGAGTATCTCGACGACTACGCGGACTATCTCGTCGTCGCGCTGCTGCCCGAGGACGCCGCGGCCGTCGACGAGCGGCACGCTCGCGTCACGAGCATCTAA
- a CDS encoding thiamine pyrophosphate-binding protein, with protein sequence MKAAEAVVETLEALGVERVFGYPGGRVIELFDHLPDSDIDLVRPRDEREASVMAEMHGRLTGQPGVLSGQGPWIGSLGVIGQMEARLASSPMVVLTEASERGDYSTLAPYQQARGDYGGLDLPKILDGVTKEHWFPRTPTETLRSVQLAFKHAVAGRPGPTAVILDGTGVTQAVPEDPTPPVWDPVEQTRTWLSRPTAEDVAAAAEALAAADRPVVVAGNGVHAAKAYDELATVAEAYDAVVTTSYLGKSTFPETDERAAGVIGSFGHEGANQVVSEADTLLVVGCRMNPMDTNWQAPSFIRPDEQTIVHADIDTRNAGWVYPADVGLIGDAKESLRDLAEAGGGDNDWALDRAREARGSFTAPECDSDAEPILPQRAVKEIEAVVDRETIVTADSGNNRFWLLNYLQTPAVRTYFGSGGVGGMGWATPAAVSAALATDKDVIGVAGDGGFAMTMTSVETAVEYGVAPTFVVLNDTSLGMVRQMQAEKNDIAGVEFHDTDFVKVAEGFGAVGRRVTTAEGLAEALREGKASDLPTVVDVRIDREQDMAETLQSSFYAQVGGLHE encoded by the coding sequence ATGAAAGCAGCCGAGGCGGTCGTCGAGACGCTGGAGGCACTCGGCGTCGAGCGCGTCTTCGGCTATCCCGGCGGGCGCGTCATCGAACTGTTCGACCACCTGCCGGACTCCGATATCGACCTCGTGCGCCCGCGCGACGAGCGGGAGGCGAGCGTCATGGCCGAGATGCACGGTCGCTTGACGGGCCAGCCGGGCGTCCTCTCCGGGCAGGGACCGTGGATCGGCAGTCTGGGCGTCATCGGACAGATGGAGGCGCGGCTCGCCTCGTCGCCGATGGTCGTCCTCACCGAAGCGAGCGAACGCGGCGACTACTCGACGCTCGCGCCGTACCAGCAGGCGCGCGGCGACTACGGCGGTCTCGATTTACCCAAAATTCTCGACGGCGTGACGAAGGAACACTGGTTTCCGCGGACGCCCACGGAGACCCTGCGGAGCGTCCAGCTCGCGTTCAAACACGCCGTCGCGGGGCGGCCGGGTCCGACCGCCGTCATCCTCGACGGGACCGGCGTGACCCAAGCGGTCCCCGAGGACCCGACCCCGCCGGTGTGGGACCCGGTCGAACAGACCCGGACGTGGCTCTCGCGGCCGACCGCCGAAGACGTCGCCGCCGCCGCGGAGGCACTCGCCGCCGCCGACAGGCCGGTCGTCGTCGCTGGCAACGGGGTCCACGCCGCGAAAGCGTACGACGAACTCGCGACCGTCGCCGAGGCGTACGACGCCGTCGTCACGACCTCTTACCTGGGCAAATCCACGTTCCCCGAGACCGACGAGCGGGCGGCGGGCGTCATCGGTTCGTTCGGCCACGAGGGCGCGAATCAGGTCGTCAGCGAGGCCGATACGCTCCTCGTCGTCGGCTGTCGGATGAACCCGATGGACACCAACTGGCAGGCACCCAGCTTCATCCGGCCGGACGAGCAGACCATCGTCCACGCCGACATCGACACGCGGAACGCGGGCTGGGTCTACCCCGCGGACGTCGGTCTCATCGGCGACGCGAAGGAGTCGCTGCGGGACCTCGCCGAGGCTGGCGGCGGCGACAACGACTGGGCACTCGACCGCGCTCGCGAGGCTCGCGGGTCGTTCACCGCGCCGGAGTGCGACTCGGACGCCGAGCCGATCCTTCCCCAGCGCGCGGTGAAGGAGATCGAAGCCGTCGTCGATAGGGAGACCATCGTCACGGCCGACTCGGGTAACAACCGCTTTTGGCTCTTGAACTATCTCCAGACGCCAGCAGTCAGGACCTACTTCGGCAGCGGCGGCGTCGGCGGGATGGGTTGGGCAACGCCCGCGGCGGTGTCGGCCGCGCTCGCGACGGACAAGGACGTGATCGGTGTCGCGGGCGACGGTGGCTTCGCCATGACGATGACGAGCGTCGAGACCGCCGTCGAGTACGGTGTCGCGCCGACGTTCGTCGTGCTCAACGACACGAGTCTGGGGATGGTCCGGCAGATGCAGGCTGAGAAGAACGACATCGCGGGCGTCGAGTTCCACGACACCGACTTCGTGAAAGTCGCCGAGGGCTTCGGTGCGGTTGGGCGGCGGGTGACGACGGCCGAGGGGTTAGCCGAGGCACTGCGCGAGGGGAAGGCGAGCGACCTGCCGACCGTCGTCGACGTGCGGATCGACCGCGAGCAGGACATGGCCGAGACCTTGCAGTCGTCGTTCTACGCGCAGGTGGGTGGGTTGCACGAGTGA
- a CDS encoding NAD-dependent epimerase/dehydratase family protein, translating into MSTVLVTGGTGFIGSYVAEDLLAQGHDVVAYDLSTDPRILEKLGIADDVEIRRGDVTDSTDVVRAVRETGATHIVHLAALLTTTARENPRLAMRVNIEGTNNVFEAARTLSEQVERVAWASSAAVYAPPRNYDDGSDWWVTEDDLVYPDTLYGATKEYNEHQARVYHEDFGVSHVGLRPTVAYGPYRETGGSAFLANIVEKPALGESFSVEYGDQAIDWQHVRDIAQSFRCAAFAPEEDLTQRVYNVRGELATIREAAETVQNILPDADLTVSDEGELPWTQKLDMTKAQEDLGYDPEYDLETGFRQYIDVLREEAGLGPV; encoded by the coding sequence ATGTCAACCGTTCTGGTAACTGGCGGAACCGGCTTCATCGGCTCGTACGTCGCCGAGGACCTCCTCGCGCAGGGTCACGACGTCGTCGCGTACGACCTCTCGACGGACCCCAGAATCCTCGAAAAGCTCGGCATCGCCGACGACGTGGAGATCCGCCGCGGCGACGTGACCGACTCGACGGACGTCGTTCGGGCCGTTCGAGAGACCGGCGCGACCCACATCGTCCATCTCGCGGCGTTGCTGACGACGACCGCCCGCGAGAACCCGCGGCTGGCGATGCGGGTCAACATCGAGGGGACGAACAACGTCTTCGAGGCCGCCCGGACGCTCTCCGAGCAGGTCGAGCGGGTCGCGTGGGCCTCCAGTGCCGCGGTCTACGCACCCCCACGGAACTACGACGACGGCAGCGACTGGTGGGTCACCGAGGACGACCTCGTGTATCCGGACACGCTCTACGGCGCGACGAAGGAGTACAACGAGCACCAGGCGCGGGTCTACCACGAGGATTTCGGCGTCTCACACGTCGGCCTCCGGCCGACGGTCGCCTACGGCCCCTACCGCGAGACGGGCGGCTCGGCGTTCCTCGCGAACATCGTCGAGAAGCCCGCGCTCGGCGAGTCGTTCTCCGTCGAATACGGCGACCAGGCCATCGACTGGCAGCACGTCCGCGACATCGCCCAGTCGTTCCGCTGTGCCGCGTTCGCGCCCGAAGAAGACCTCACCCAGCGCGTCTACAACGTCCGCGGCGAACTCGCGACGATTCGGGAGGCCGCCGAGACCGTCCAGAACATTCTGCCCGACGCGGACCTCACCGTCTCCGACGAGGGCGAACTGCCGTGGACCCAGAAGCTCGACATGACCAAGGCCCAGGAGGACCTCGGCTACGACCCCGAGTACGACCTCGAGACGGGCTTCCGGCAGTACATCGACGTGCTGCGCGAGGAAGCCGGACTGGGCCCTGTCTGA
- a CDS encoding cupin domain-containing protein has protein sequence MHAKVNLDEIDVRELDDGVADLKSVGMELRPQQMRPNVWVFEAGERLNRHYQEEQEELYHVLSGEFELRYEDETDELVAGDIVVVSPEEIRQLVCVEPGEVFVVGAPATKDDGVVVEE, from the coding sequence ATGCACGCGAAAGTAAACCTCGACGAGATCGACGTCCGCGAACTCGACGACGGCGTCGCGGACCTCAAGTCCGTCGGCATGGAACTGCGGCCCCAGCAGATGCGGCCCAACGTCTGGGTGTTCGAGGCGGGCGAACGGCTGAACCGACACTACCAGGAGGAGCAGGAGGAACTGTACCACGTCCTCTCCGGCGAGTTCGAGCTGCGCTACGAGGACGAGACGGACGAGCTAGTCGCCGGCGACATCGTCGTCGTCTCGCCCGAGGAGATTCGCCAACTCGTCTGTGTCGAGCCGGGCGAGGTGTTCGTCGTCGGCGCGCCCGCGACGAAGGACGACGGCGTCGTCGTCGAGGAGTAG
- a CDS encoding HD domain-containing protein, whose protein sequence is MSTDFTDQRGQVEAAFPELADIDSDTLRAQVVEAWCLGLERGGWRDIHDIPYAWNIHEVDNVEHVRGVTRIAIKSAEEQRDFHGAEPDMDVIIAACLLHDVGKCYEYVDFVDDDVLDDPDPEYATQEIPHSISGYALAHEVGCPLAVQRAIPHFLGEVPTRTLEAELVKSANSASSNAITYATMGISLKEWVKEYSQTQE, encoded by the coding sequence ATGTCGACCGATTTCACCGACCAACGTGGACAGGTCGAGGCGGCGTTCCCCGAGTTGGCGGATATCGACTCCGACACGCTGCGCGCGCAGGTCGTCGAGGCGTGGTGTCTCGGTCTCGAACGCGGCGGCTGGCGCGACATCCACGACATCCCCTACGCGTGGAACATCCACGAAGTGGACAACGTCGAGCACGTCCGCGGCGTGACGCGGATCGCCATCAAATCGGCCGAGGAACAGCGCGACTTCCACGGCGCGGAGCCGGACATGGACGTGATTATCGCCGCCTGCCTCCTGCACGACGTGGGCAAGTGCTACGAGTACGTCGACTTCGTCGACGACGACGTGCTGGACGACCCGGACCCGGAGTACGCGACACAGGAGATTCCCCACTCCATCTCGGGCTACGCACTGGCCCACGAGGTCGGCTGTCCCCTCGCTGTGCAGCGCGCGATTCCGCACTTCCTGGGTGAGGTTCCGACGCGGACGCTGGAGGCCGAGTTAGTCAAGAGCGCGAACTCGGCGTCGTCGAACGCGATCACCTACGCGACGATGGGCATCAGTCTGAAAGAGTGGGTCAAGGAGTATTCACAGACCCAAGAGTGA